Proteins co-encoded in one Plasmodium berghei ANKA genome assembly, chromosome: 11 genomic window:
- a CDS encoding elongation factor 1-alpha, whose protein sequence is MGKEKTHINLVVIGHVDSGKSTTTGHIIYKLGGIDRRTIEKFEKESAEMGKGSFKYAWVLDKLKAERERGITIDIALWKFETPRYFFTVIDAPGHKDFIKNMITGTSQADVALLVVPAEVGGFEGAFSKEGQTKEHALLAFTLGVKQIVVGVNKMDTVKYSEDRYEEIKKEVKDYLKKVGYQADKVDFIPISGFEGDNLIEKSDKTPWYKGRTLIEALDTMEPPKRPYDKPLRIPLQGVYKIGGIGTVPVGRVETGILKAGMVLNFAPSAVVSECKSVEMHKEVLEEARPGDNIGFNVKNVSVKEIKRGYVASDTKNEPAKGCSKFTAQVIILNHPGEIKNGYTPVLDCHTSHISCKFLNIDSKIDKRSGKVVEENPKAIKSGDSALVTLEPKKPMVVETFTEYPPLGRFAIRDMRQTIAVGIIKSVEKKEPGAVSAKAPAKK, encoded by the coding sequence atgggaaaagaaaaaactCACATTAACTTAGTCGTCATCGGGCATGTCGATAGTGGTAAATCCACAACTACTGGTCACATTATTTACAAATTAGGAGGTATTGATAGAAGAACTATTGAAAAGTTCGAAAAAGAATCAGCTGAAATGGGAAAGGGTAGTTTCAAATATGCATGGGTTTTAGATAAACTTAAGGCCGAAAGAGAAAGAGGTATTACTATTGATATTGCTTTATGGAAATTTGAAACTCCAAGATATTTCTTTACAGTTATTGATGCACCAGGTCACAAagattttattaaaaatatgattacTGGTACTTCCCAAGCTGATGTTGCATTATTGGTTGTTCCAGCTGAAGTTGGTGGTTTTGAAGGTGCATTCTCCAAGGAAGGTCAAACCAAAGAACACGCTTTGTTAGCCTTTACTTTAGGAGTTAAACAAATTGTCGTTGGTGTTAACAAGATGGATACAGTTAAATATTCAGAAGATCGTTATGAAGAAATCAAGAAAGAAGTTAAGGATTACTTAAAGAAGGTAGGATATCAAGCCGATAAAGTTGACTTTATCCCAATATCCGGTTTTGAAGGTGACAACTTAATTGAAAAATCAGATAAAACCCCATGGTATAAGGGAAGAACCCTTATTGAAGCCTTGGATACTATGGAACCACCCAAAAGACCATATGATAAGCCATTAAGAATTCCATTACAAGGTGTATACAAAATTGGTGGTATTGGTACTGTCCCTGTAGGTCGTGTTGAAACTGGTATTTTAAAAGCTGGTATGGTATTAAACTTCGCTCCATCTGCTGTTGTTTCGGAATGTAAATCTGTTGAAATGCACAAAGAAGTATTAGAAGAAGCCAGACCAGGAGATAACATTGGATTTAACGTTAAAAACGTATCAGttaaagaaattaaaagaGGATATGTTGCTTCAGATACTAAGAATGAACCAGCTAAGGGATGCTCTAAATTTACAGCACaagttattatattaaatcaCCCTGGTGAAATCAAAAACGGTTATACCCCAGTTTTAGATTGTCACACATCTCACATTTcttgtaaatttttaaatatcgACTCTAAAATCGATAAACGTTCAGGAAAAGTTGTTGAAGAAAACCCCAAAGCTATCAAATCAGGGGATTCAGCTTTAGTTACTTTAGAGCCAAAGAAACCTATGGTTGTTGAAACCTTCACTGAGTACCCACCATTAGGAAGATTTGCTATCAGAGATATGAGACAAACAATTGCTGTCGGTATTATTAAATCTGTTGAAAAGAAAGAACCTGGAGCTGTCTCAGCTAAAGCACcagcaaaaaaataa
- a CDS encoding glutamate--tRNA ligase — translation MKLIFLLASVFISCATESQSKFKFEFVINEKWPIRLLYYKNGDLSFILNNIKTTNYKYKNKSACKKYDNQTGDSPINTPRFRFAPSPTGFLHVGGCRTFLYNYILAKQMNGKVIFRLEDTDTNRNTKDSLNEIIKDLKWMNLDWDEGPYKQSENMEKYKKIAHDFVKEGKAYYCFCTKDELNEKKEMTKAMKKKYIYDRKCRYLNDDTINKYLGENKLYAIRFKSPIGRKIVLNDILKNNIEEIVDEDFIILRSNFLPTYNFAVSVDDHLMKISHVIRGVEHISNTFKQILVIEALNGKIPYYAHMPVITNLDKKKISKRNNEYLIKNLREEGFKPECVVNYLGTLGWSPISTREFYTLDELIEHFNIHMVNKSSVVFNMKKLKWMNKNYLLNEDSKKYLEEALKYLFQDEITTDKNKEFVELCISIFKNDVHDYGELKKNIIDSISYDYMGNDLNSYGTDLKQIAVLLCNWFEEYKDENINLEDIMGKKFNILIEYIWKNTKFMKKNILLRVRILLTFQKKGIPFINLLKIWLSAQKNNIQNYVPLSRRLQYIKSIFNI, via the exons atgaaattaatttttcttttagcTAGCGTATTTATAAGTTGCGCAACTGAATCACAAAGTAAGTTTAAGTTTGAATTCGTAATCAATGAAAAGTGGCCAATAagattattatattataaaaatggggatttaagttttatattaaataatattaaaacaaccaactataaatataagaaCAAATCCgcttgtaaaaaatatgataatcAAACTGGCGATTCTCCTATAAATACACCTCGATTTCGATTTGCTCCAAGTCCAACTGGATTTTTACATGTAGGGGGGTGTAGAACAtttctatataattatattttggcAAAACAAATGAATGGAAAAGTGATATTTAGATTGGAAGACACAGATACGAATAGAAATACAAAGGATTCGTTgaatgaaataattaagGATCTAAA ATGGATGAATTTGGATTGGGATGAAGGCCCATATAAACAATCCgaaaatatggaaaaataCAA aaaaattgCCCATGATTTTGTTAAGGAAGGAAAAGCTTATTATTGCTTTTGCACAAAAGATGAacttaatgaaaaaaaggaaatg ACAAAAgctatgaaaaaaaagtatatatatgataggAAATGCAGATACCTAAATGATGAtactataaataaatatttaggagaaaataaattatatgcaaTAAGATTTAAATCACCAATTGGAAGAAAAATTGTACTAAACgacattttaaaaaataatatagagGAAATTGTAGACGAagattttattattttaagaaGTAACTTTTTACCAACCTATAATTTTGCAGTTTCAGTAGATGACcatttaatgaaaatatctCATGTTATAAGGGGAGTTGAACATATTTCCAACACATTTAA ACAAATATTAGTGATAGAAGCCTTAAATGGGAAAATCCCTTATTATGCCCATATGCCTGTTATAACAAAtttagataaaaaaaaaattagcaAGAGAAACaatgaatatttaattaaaaatttaag GGAAGAAGGATTTAAGCCTGAATGTGTTGTTAATTATTTGGGTACTCTTGGATGGAGTCCCATTTCGACGAG AGAATTTTATACCTTAGATGAACTTATAGAGCACtttaatatacatatggtGAATAAATCTTCTGTAGtatttaatatgaaaaaactaaaatggatgaataaaaattatttattaaatgaagatagtaaaaaatatttagagGAGGCactgaaatatttatttcaggATGAGATAACAACagacaaaaataaagaatttgTTGAGTTATGTATTagcatatttaaaaatgacGTACATGATTATggtgaattaaaaaaaaatattatcgaTTCTATTTCTTATGATTATATGGGAAATGATTTAAATAGCTATGGTACTgatttaaaacaaattgCAGTTTTGTTATGTAATTGGTTTGAAGAATataaagatgaaaatattaacttAGAGGATATAATgggaaaaaaattcaaCATATTGATAGAGTACATATggaaaaatacaaaatttatgaaaaagaatattttattaagaGTCCGTATACTTTTGACGTTTCAAAAAAAAGGCATTCcctttataaatttattgaaaatatggTTATCAGcccaaaaaaataatatacaaaattatgTTCCCCTTAGTAGAAGACTTCAATACATAAAGAGTATAtttaacatataa
- a CDS encoding cdc2-related kinase 2: MEKYHGLEKIGEGTYGVVYKAQNSDGESFALKKIRLEKEDEGIPSTAIREISILKELRHSNIVKLYDVIHAKKRLILVFEHLDQDLKKLIDVCDGGLESVTAKSFLLQLLNGIAYCHEHRVLHRDLKPQNLLINREGELKIADFGLARAFGIPARRYTHEVVTLWYRAPDILMGSKKYSTPIDIWSVGCIFAEMVNGRPLFPGASETDQLMRIFKILGTPNSQNWPDVFKLPKYDPNFPVYNPLPWETFIKGLDDTGIDLLSKMLKLDPNQRITAKQAIEHPYFKETN, translated from the exons atggaaaaatacCATGGTTTGGAAAAAATTGGAGAAGGTACATATGGTGTAGTGTACAAAGCGCAAAACAGTGATGGGGAATCATTtgcattaaaaaaaataagattGGAAAAGGAAGATGAAGGAATCCCATCAACGG CCATTAGAGAAATTAGTATTTTAAAAGAGTTAAGGCACTCAAATATAGTTAAGTTGTATGATGTCATACATGCTAAAAAAAGACTAATATTGGTCTTTGAGCATCTAGACCAAGATCTCAAAAAACTTATAGATGTTTGTGATg GAGGATTAGAATCAGTTACAGCAAAATCGTTTTTATTACAGCTTCTAAATGGCATTGCATATTGCCATGAACATAGAGTGTTGCATCGTGATTTGAAACcacaaaatttattaataaatagaGAAGGGGAATTAAAAATTGCGGATTTTGGGCTTGCAAG AGCCTTTGGAATACCTGCTCGAAGGTATACTCATGAAGTTGTAACATTATGGTATAGAGCCCCAGATATTTTAATGGGATCAAAGAAATATTCAACTCCAATTGATATATGGAGTGTTGGATGCATATTTGCTGAGATGGTAAATGGTAGGCCATTGTTTCCAGGGGCATCTGAAACAGATCAACTTATGagaatattcaaaatattagGAACTCCAAACTCTCAAAATTGGCCTGATGTTTTTAAACTCCCGAAATATGATCCTAATTTTCCAGTTTATAATCCTTTGCCATGGGAAAcattt ATAAAGGGATTAGATGATACTGGAATTGATTTACTCTCAAAAATGCTCAAACTGGATCCCAACCAAAGAATTACTGCGAAGCAAGCGATAGAGCATCCGTATTTTAAAGAAACTAATTAA
- a CDS encoding dynein light chain, putative — protein sequence MESAKKKKYSSLFEIKGICMSSENCEKISKISLKAIKENKFEKDIASQIKTKCDNDELLNKDNLNDDNYLNIKENLKNENIGSWQCIVGRNFAFSINYQIDCMIYFQHKSTKLTILIYKSI from the coding sequence atggagtctgcaaagaaaaaaaaatattcatccCTATTCGAAATAAAAGGTATTTGCATGAGTAGTGAAAATTGCGAAAAAATATCCAAAATAAGTTTAAAGGcaattaaagaaaataaattcgaGAAAGACATAGCAAGCCAGATAAAAACGAAGTGTGATAATGATGAGCTACTAAATAAAGACAATTTAAATGATGacaattatttaaatataaaagaaaatttgaaaaatgaaaacattGGATCATGGCAATGTATTGTTGGAAGAAATTTTGCATTCTCCATAAACTATCAAATTGACTGcatgatttattttcagCATAAATCAACCAAATTAAcaattttgatatataaatcaatataa